A genomic region of Eucalyptus grandis isolate ANBG69807.140 chromosome 5, ASM1654582v1, whole genome shotgun sequence contains the following coding sequences:
- the LOC120293416 gene encoding solanesyl diphosphate synthase 3, chloroplastic/mitochondrial-like: protein MASALHMPLPEPTDGSVGDAVSLELCTRQQCIAEITEMIHVASLLHDDVLDDADTRRGIGSLNFIMGNKLAVLAGDFLLSRACVALASLKNTEVVSLLATVVEHLSCPLKNPGDVAKNLQRKSASVIDVGARWPQDVSFCKTTKLNILNFHSR, encoded by the exons ATGGCTAGTGCTTTGCATATGCCTCTGCCAGAACCAACTGATGGTAGTGTAGGAGATGCAGTGTCTTTGGAACTATGTACAAGACAGCAGTGCATAGCTGAGATCACCGAGATGATTCAT GTTGCAAGCCTTCTTCATGATGATGTCTTGGATGATGCAGACACAAGACGTGGTATTggttcattaaattttatcatgggAAACAAG TTGGCAGTTTTAGCTGGGGATTTTCTCCTTTCTCGAGCTTGTGTGGCACTTGCATCCTTGAAAAACACAGAG GTTGTATCATTGTTAGCAACAGTAGTAGAGCATCTCTCGTGCCCATTGAAGAATCCAGGCGATGTCGCCAAGAACCTGCAAAGGAAAAGTGCAAGCGTGATTGACGTGGGAGCTCGCTGGCCGCAGGACGTGAGCTTTtgtaaaacaacaaaattaaacaTCCTCAACTTCCATTCCCGATAA
- the LOC104444862 gene encoding LOW QUALITY PROTEIN: cysteine-rich receptor-like protein kinase 10 (The sequence of the model RefSeq protein was modified relative to this genomic sequence to represent the inferred CDS: inserted 2 bases in 2 codons), giving the protein MAVFELLLLYLHSFQVQAKKIIDAPRNISFAFWISCLILFIPGTPVGAQTYLQEKCADRGDYAAPSKFQDNLSSLLSKGDSADYSKGPIRGFYNTTEGEDPDKVYGLFLCRGDVAANQCQSCIGQASNTIIERCPGQKEATIWYDECLLRYSNRSFFSVMETAPIIFVIDPESNSVTFNKIVEQTFDNDDFAAKVTDLFARNVTDNAISSESLYATINVNVSSSATLHERAQCTPDISKSACKSCLLSAIKEFPTALNHKRGGTRILQPSCYVLYRMDVAGEPGGQAPAPAPSATSKGVPWIAIVSSVVGAGLLIIILGSCLFLKRTKRLKKDMENNQEVQLLHLRQEIEEEFSKENSRGPAGSQELSLMRLDIIRAATGNFSDECKLGEGGFGPVYRATLADGKEIAVKRLSRTSGQGLIELKNEVILIARLQHRNLVRLLGCCLEEEEKLLIYEYLPNKSLDALLFDSNIGRYLDWKLRMNIACGVARGLLYLHEDSRLKIIHRDLKASNILLDGEMNPKISDFGMARIFGANQDKANTNRVVGTYGYMAPEYAMQGXFSVKSDVFSFGVLLLEIVXGRKNNGFHLQEQGESLLTFAWKLWSEGQPFELIDPLINESCDEGEVLKCIHIGLLCVQEDPADRPAMSLVVHILGGDTITLGRPSQPAFSVGRKVKKLDRFGHTQEASTVNGITLSVVTAR; this is encoded by the exons ATAGGGGCGACTACGCTGCTCCTAGCAAGTTTCAGGACAACCTCAGCAGCCTCCTCTCCAAGGGCGACTCCGCTGATTACAGCAAAGGACCCATTCGCGGTTTCTACAACACAACGGAAGGTGAAGATCCGGACAAAGTTTATGGTCTCTTCCTCTGCAG AGGGGACGTTGCCGCCAATCAATGTCAGTCTTGCATCGGTCAAGCTAGCAACACCATCATAGAAAGATGTCCAGGACAGAAAGAGGCGACCATATGGTATGACGAGTGTCTCCTGCGCTACTCAAACAGATCGTTCTTCTCTGTCATGGAGACAGCACCGATTATTTTTGTTATCGACCCTGAGAGCAATTCAGTTACCTTCAATAAGATTGTGGAGCAAACTTTCGATAATGACGACTTTGCGGCAAAAGTGACAGATTTGTTCGCAAGAAATGTCACAGACAATGCGATCTCCTCGGAAAGCTTATACGCAACCATAAACGttaatgtctcaagttcagCGACCCTGCATGAGCGTGCACAGTGCACCCCTGACATCTCAAAGTCAGCTTGTAAGAGTTGCTTGCTTTCTGCTATCAAAGAGTTTCCTACCGCTCTTAATCATAAAAGGGGAGGTACAAGAATTCTTCAGCCAAGTTGTTATGTACTGTACCGAATGGATGTTGCTGGGGAACCTGGAGGAcaagcaccagcaccagcaccttCTGCAACCAGTAAAG GGGTTCCATGGATTGCAATAGTTAGCTCAGTAGTTGGAGCAGGGTTACTAATAATCATTCTGGGTTCGTGTCTTTTTTTAAAGAGGACAAAGAGATTGAAGAAAG ACATGGAAAACAACCAAGAGGTTCAGTTACTTCATCTACGacaagaaattgaagaagagtTTTCAAAGGAAAACTCTCGTGGACCGGCGGGTTCTCAAGAATTATCTCTGATGCGATTAGACATCATACGTGCAGCCACAGGAAACTTCTCCGATGAATGTAAACTTGGGGAAGGGGGGTTTGGCCCTGTGTACAGG GCCACATTGgcagatggaaaagaaattgcagTTAAGAGGCTTTCAAGAACCTCAGGCCAAGGACTCATCGAGTTGAAGAACGAAGTCATCTTGATTGCCAGACTACAACACAGGAACCTCGTCCGATTATTGGGATGCtgcttggaagaagaagaaaaactcttGATATATGAATACTTACCCAACAAAAGCCTGGATGCCTTGCTTTTTG ATTCGAATATAGGGCGATATCTAGATTGGAAGCTACGCATGAACATCGCCTGTGGAGTAGCTCGGGGACTTCTCTATCTGCATGAGGATTCTCGCCTGAAAATTATCCACAGGGATCTGAAAGCTAGCAATATTTTGCTAGATGGTGAGATGAATCCAAAGATATCCGATTTCGGAATGGCAAGGATCTTCGGTGCAAATCAAGACAAGGCAAACACAAACAGGGTTGTTGGAACCTA TGGATACATGGCACCGGAGTATGCGATGCAAG CTTTTTCTGTAAAATCAGACGTCTTCAGTTTTGGAGTTCTCTTGCTAGAGATAG GCGGGCGCAAGAATAATGGTTTTCATCTCCAAGAACAGGGTGAAAGCCTTCTCACATTT GCATGGAAGTTGTGGTCTGAAGGTCAACCGTTCGAACTTATCGATCCGTTAATCAATGAGTCATGTGATGAAGGTGAAGTGCTGAAATGCATACACATCGGTCTATTGTGCGTTCAAGAAGACCCAGCAGATCGACCAGCTATGTCACTCGTGGTTCATATTTTAGGAGGCGATACCATCACACTCGGCCGACCATCGCAGCCTGCATTCTCAGTTgggagaaaagtgaaaaaacttGATCGTTTCGGGCACACTCAAGAAGCCTCAACTGTTAATGGAATAACCCTTTCGGTTGTTACGGCTAGGTGA